One window of the Streptomyces sp. NBC_00259 genome contains the following:
- a CDS encoding SCO3374 family protein, whose protein sequence is MAFTLPVPRAPLDDSSTRWYEYELGWATAEGPPVQLLTGLRFDVLELPADAGFALLRRCGRTGPVALAGSRMRFLVAAGSAEELPGLLGWLEWGGIALDLTALGPGGSIPAPVPHVRAAPSAPPQGAAVWLRPPEPGHEVEPSLPAFAALGRRAGPGGGGGTPDLVRLVDAAANACHRARLVRTNAAGPHAHAQPLAFS, encoded by the coding sequence ATGGCGTTCACTCTCCCGGTACCGCGCGCGCCGCTCGATGACAGCAGCACACGGTGGTATGAGTACGAGCTTGGCTGGGCAACGGCCGAAGGGCCACCGGTACAGCTTCTGACCGGGCTGCGCTTCGACGTGCTGGAGCTGCCGGCCGACGCCGGATTCGCGCTGCTCAGGCGGTGCGGACGCACCGGTCCCGTCGCTCTCGCGGGGAGCAGGATGCGATTTCTGGTGGCCGCGGGCAGCGCCGAGGAGCTGCCGGGGCTGCTCGGCTGGCTGGAGTGGGGCGGGATCGCGCTCGACCTGACCGCCCTCGGCCCGGGCGGGTCCATTCCCGCGCCGGTGCCGCACGTGCGTGCCGCCCCGTCGGCACCGCCACAGGGGGCCGCCGTCTGGCTGCGGCCCCCGGAGCCGGGGCACGAGGTGGAACCGTCACTTCCGGCGTTCGCCGCTCTCGGGCGAAGGGCCGGGCCCGGGGGCGGTGGGGGCACCCCCGACCTCGTACGGCTCGTGGACGCGGCGGCGAATGCCTGCCACCGGGCCCGGTTGGTGCGTACGAATGCGGCAGGGCCGCATGCGCATGCTCAGCCGTTGGCCTTCTCGTAG